The following coding sequences are from one Coffea arabica cultivar ET-39 chromosome 11e, Coffea Arabica ET-39 HiFi, whole genome shotgun sequence window:
- the LOC140020945 gene encoding probable RNA helicase SDE3 yields the protein MSFLIDILKRVLGVKDEERDINQQQNLNQRHYDFQRALDTDSFSGSRTSLAQTTANSRTNEVYNANKSRSNFNEHLVPGKLSRDKVGKSMTSSTGTGIGDKNLRVVSQSASPSFVPYDKPPSISAKPREVLKNPNEITQNQNSLFSSKGNIPQSSNRGVNITNEQKSSFGISSASYKSFQSSKLSPSESGTEKLHSTLKTDSPSSYPSLADSCSQKPPPWSTKPVLSLASTSSTSPQTKTKYIWVDKGAPSTYVFPEDISALIEKDIVPGVLKMPLSMSTYMDYFQALLYAEDCHLEKWDGFEMKNVNLELHEASIFTRKVKHNTLKESDQKDEKTFVAFEFDKIPERRPFLLSRDFVSVQPCGRKIEPFQGVIYRVVKSNLVLAEFGESFYSQHRLECKYDVRFSFNRVCLKRAHQAIAAVSSALFRNFLFPDLPPENEVLSTQYVDNRYQKANFVVHQILRLQGAPPYLMEGPMCIERDHLSRTGVVIVEAALQILRLDPSKKILLCAPINKTCDLLMRGLKKEISDSDMFRANAAFRELDGIPVDILPSCLYESQAECFSCPSLEELGKFKIILSTFMSSFKLHSEGVKAGHFSHIFLVDASSATEPETMVPLANFANDKTIVVVTGAPRNHSGWIRSKIARENGLLTSYFERLRKSDLYNELDPRVITQLDIGHNSTERYRSPLAFGI from the exons ATGTCGTTCCTCATTGATATATTGAAACGAGTTTTGGGTGTTAAAGACGAAGAAAGGGACATCAATCAACAACAGAACCTGAACCAGAGACACTATGATTTTCAGAGAGCTCTAGATACTGACTCTTTTTCAGGGTCGCGCACTTCTTTGGCACAAACAACTGCTAACTCTAGAACCAATGAAGTCTACAATGCCAACAAATCAAGGTCAAACTTTAACGAACATTTGGTTCCAGGCAAGCTATCTAGAGACAAGGTTGGTAAGTCCATGACTAGCTCTACAGGTACTGGAATTGGTGATAAGAATCTGAGAGTTGTATCTCAATCTGCTTCACCTTCTTTTGTACCCTATGACAAGCCACCTTCCATTTCTGCCAAGCCTAGGGAAGTCCTGAAGAATCCAAATGAAATTACTCAGAACCAAAACAGTTTATTTTCTTCCAAAGGCAACATTCCTCAAAGTAGCAATAGAGGTGTCAATATTACAAATGAGCAGAAATCGTCCTTTGGTATATCTTCTGCATCTTATAAATCGTTTCAGTCCTCCAAGCTGTCACCTTCTGAATCTGGCACTGAGAAGCTCCACTCAACCCTCAAAACAGATTCACCATCATCTTATCCTTCGCTTGCAGACTCATGTTCTCAAAAACCCCCTCCCTGGTCAACAAAGCCAGTCCTGTCTTTGGCATCTACAAGCTCTACCAGCCCCCAGACAAAGACTAAATACATTTGGGTAGATAAGGGTGCGCCATCCACTTATGTATTTCCAGAGGACATTAGTGCTTTGATTGAGAAAGACATTGTACCAGGAGTCCTCAAGATGCCTTTGTCTATGTCAACATACATGGATTACTTTCAGGCTTTGTTGTATGCTGAGGACTGTCACCTTGAG AAATGGGATGGATTTGAGATGAAGAATGTCAATCTGGAGTTGCATGAAGCGTCAATATTCACAAGAAAAGTAAAACATAACACCTTGAAGGAATCTGACCAGAAAGATGAAAAGACCTTTGTCGCGTTTGAATTTGACAAGATACCTGAAAgaaggccatttttgttgtcaaGAGATTTTGTTTCCGTACAGCCTTGTGGCAGGAAAATCGAGCCATTTCAG GGTGTCATTTATCGTGTGGTGAAGAGCAACCTTGTATTAGCTGAATTTGGAGAGAGTTTTTACTCTCAGCATCGCTTGGAGTGCAAATATGATGTGAGATTTTCATTTAATAGAGTTTGTTTAAAAAGGGCTCACCAAGCAATTGCAGCTGTATCATCTGCTTTATTCAGGAACTTTCTCTTTCCTGATTTACCACCAGAAAATGAAGTTCTTTCTACACAGTATGTGGACAACAGATATCAGAAAGCTAACTTTGTTGTTCATCAAATATTGAGGCTTCAGGGTGCGCCTCCCTATCTCATGGAGGGACCAATGTGTATTGAAAGAGATCATTTATCAAGGACTGGAGTGGTAATTGTAGAAGCAGCACTTCAGATTCTTCGCCTTGATCCATCAAAAAAGATTCTCCTGTGTGCACCTATAAACAAAACATGCGATCTGCTCATGAGAGGCCTCAAGAAAGAGATCTCGGACTCTGATATGTTTAGGGCCAATGCTGCATTCAGGGAGCTGGACGGCATTCCTGTAGATATACTACCCTCTTGTCTTTACGAGAGCCAAGCAGAGTGCTTTTCTTGTCCATCGCTCGAAGAACTAGGAAAATTTAAGATAATTTTATCCACCTTCATGAGCAGTTTTAAGCTGCATAGTGAAGGAGTAAAGGCGGGACACTTCAGTCATATTTTCCTGGTTGATGCCTCATCTGCCACTGAACCTGAGACAATGGTCCCTCTGGCTAACTTTGCTAATGATAAAACCATTGTTGTAGTGACTGGTGCACCAAGAAACCATTCTGGTTGGATTCGCTCTAAAATCGCAAGGGAGAATGGACTGCTGACTTCTTACTTTGAGAGGCTCCGCAAGAGTGACCTCTACAATGAACTTGATCCAAGGGTCATAACGCAGCTGGATATAGGTCACAACTCAACTGAAAGATATAGGTCTCCACTGGCTTTTGGGATATAG